A genome region from Columba livia isolate bColLiv1 breed racing homer chromosome 2, bColLiv1.pat.W.v2, whole genome shotgun sequence includes the following:
- the LOC102097113 gene encoding zinc finger protein 260, giving the protein MHHSVQGAAAMKDLVKRMVVKTHPCQECGKSFTKKGNLKRHQRIHTTEELFTCGECGRRFTTRGHLTTHQSIHTGERPFCCGECGRCFRLEICLAAHQKTHTKGGPYVCARCGKSLSTKIYFNIHMRTHREKRPFACTECGKSFVKKGTLTAHKEIHKREKPFKCPDCSRCFGQSATLLAHQKIHLRGGPFICTECGKSLSTKRYFNVHQRNHAKQKPLEGHISGVPLQVIQVKEEPDFAFRSEENMLENMSHEGDVAQGYSIPRNPPNPKSPPWKIQMKKEPEPPTDDIANITAIACQKLYIKEEPPENLDYGKLFDPKIPLMALQGRQIKKEEDADGQHEWEEPIAVNHVLHVKEEPRENIEFGMHYGQKPNLSAMQRIQIKEEPSVETSHQKNQSPKRKQKKCYWPTEEGMLDNWERSMPKKDPSAKGPLKGERIFPCPECGKSFNQKSNLTRHRKIHTSEGPYKCSECGESFRMNRKLIRHQRVHVSEPFKCTECGKSFTQRSNLVRHQRIHTKEEPYQCPECEKTFNQKANLFRHQTIHVRMGPCKCTKCGKCFPQKRNLIKHQLLHSRGGAYKCGVCGKRYRLKKYLRRHQKIHTREGTAPCPRQGETTRTSSGPRHTEQRALAPMRSEEES; this is encoded by the coding sequence ATGCACCACTCAGTGCAGGGTGCTGCTGCCATGAAGGACTTGGTTAAGCGCATGGTGGTAAAGACACACCCATGTCAGGAGTGCGGTAAATCCTTCACCAAGAAAGGGAACCTGAAAAGACATCAACGGATCCATACGACAGAGGAGCTTTTCACTTGTGGGGAGTGCGGGAGGCGCTTCACCACCCGGGGACACCTCACAACCCACCAGAGCATCCACACAGGAGAGAGGCCCTTCTGCTGCGGGGAGTGCGGGCGCTGCTTCCGCCTGGAGATATGTCTGGCTGCCCACCAGAAGACACACACCAAGGGTGGTCCCTATGTCTGTGCCCGCTGCGGTAAGAGCCTGAGCACAAAGATCTACTTCAACATCCACATGAGGACCCACAGGGAGAAGAGGCCATTTGCCTGCACTGAGTGTGGGAAGAGCTTTGTGAAGAAGGGGACCCTCACTGCCCATAAGGAGATCCACAAGAGGGAGAAGCCCTTCAAATGTCCAGACTGCAGCAGGTGCTTTGGGCAAAGTGCCACGCTGCTGGCCCACCAGAAGATTCACCTTCGTGGGGGGCCTTTCATATGTACTGAGTGCGGGAAGAGCTTGAGCACCAAGCGATACTTCAACGTTCACCAGAGGAACCATGCTAAGCAAAAGCCGCTTGAGGGACATATCAGTGGTGTGCCTCTCCAGGTCATCCAGGTTAAAGAGGAGCCTGATTTTGCCTTCAGGTCAGAGGAGAATATGTTGGAGAATATGTCCCATGAAGGAGATGTAGCCCAGGGATATAGCATACCTAGAAACCCACCTAATCCAAAAAGTCCTCCTTGGAAAATCCAGATGAAGAAGGAACCAGAACCACCCACTGATGACATAGCAAATATTACTGCAATAGCCTGCCAGAAACTTTACATCAAGGAAGAGCCACCAGAAAACCTGGACTATGGAAAGCTCTTTGATCCAAAGATCCCACTGATGGCTTTACAGGGGAGACagattaaaaaggaagaagatgcCGATGGGCAGCATGAATGGGAAGAGCCCATAGCCGTTAACCATGTACTCCATGTGAAGGAAGAACCACGGGAAAACATTGAGTTTGGGATGCATTATGGGCAGAAGCCAAACCTCAGTGCTATGCAGAGGATACAAATTAAAGAAGAACCCAGTGTGGAGACCAGCCACCAGAAGAACCAAAGCCCAAAGAGGAAGCAGAAGAAGTGCTATTGGCCCACCGAAGAGGGGATGCTGGACAACTGGGAGAGATCCATGCCCAAGAAAGATCCCTCAGCAAAAGGACCTCTCAAGGGTGAACGGATATTCCCCTGTCCTGAGTGTGGGAAGAGTTTCAATCAGAAATCAAACCTGACCAGACACAGGAAGATTCACACGAGCGAGGGGCCATACAAGTGCAGCGAGTGCGGGGAGTCCTTCCGCATGAACCGCAAGCTGATCCGCCACCAGCGGGTCCATGTGAGCGAGCCTTTCAAATGCACTGAGTGCGGGAAGAGCTTCACCCAGAGATCAAATCTGGTCCGGCATCAGAGGATTCACACCAAGGAGGAGCCCTACCAGTGCCCTGAGTGCGAGAAGACCTTCAACCAGAAGGCCAACCTCTTCCGTCACCAAACAATCCACGTCCGCATGGGACCCTGCAAGTGCACCAAGTGTGGGAAATGCTTCCCCCAGAAGCGCAACTTGATTAAACACCAGCTCCTCCACTCCCGAGGTGGGGCCTACAAGTGTGGGGTCTGTGGGAAGCGCTACCGGCTGAAGAAGTACCTGAGGAGGCACCAGAAAATCCATACACGGGAAGGAACTGCTCCCTGTCCGAGACAAGGAGAGACCACAAGGACCAGCAGTGGACCCCGCCACACTGAACAGAGAGCACTGGCCCCCATGAGGAGTGAAGAGGAGAGCTGA